The genomic region TGGGGgtttttaatgcttatgcgtctgtcccacagggagggctatggggggtcttaatgcttatgcgtctgtcccacagggagggctatggggggttttaatgcttatgcgtctgtcccacagggagggctatgggggtttttaatgcttatgcctctgtcccacagggagggctatggggtttttaatgcttatgcctctgtcccacagggagggctatggggggttttaatgcttatgcgtctgtcccacagggagggctatgggggttttaatgcttatgcgtctgtcccacagggagggctatgggggttttaatgcttatgcgtctgtcccacagggagggctatggggggttttaatgcttatgcgtctgtcccacagggagggctatggggggttttaatgcttatgcgtctgtcccacagggagggctatggggggttttaatgcttatgcgtctgtcccacagggagggctatggggggttttaatgcttatgcgtctgtcccacagggagggctatggggggttttaatgcttatgcgtctgtcccacagggagagttatggggggttttaatgcttatgcgtctgtcccacagggagggctatgggtggttttaatgcttatgcgtctgtcccacagggagggctatggggggttttaatgcttatgcgtctgtcccacagggagggctatggggggttttaatgcttatgcgtctgtcccacagggagggctatgggggttttaatgcttatgcgtctgtcccacagggagggctatggggtttttaatgcttatgcgtctgtcccacagggagggctatggggggttttaatgcttatgcgtctgtcccacagggagggttatggggggttttaatgcttatgcgtctgtcccacagggagggctatgggggttttaatgcttatgcgtctgtcccacagggagggctatgggggttttaatgcttatgcctctgtcccacagggagggctatggggggttttaatgcttatgcgtctttcccacagggagggctatgggtggttttaatgcttatgcgtctgtcccacagggagggctatggggttttaatgcttacgcgtctgtcccacagggagggctatggggggttttaatgcttatgcgtctgtcccacagggagggctatgggggtttttaatgcttatgcgtctgtcccacagggagggctatggggggttttaatgcttatgcgtctgtcccacagggagggttatggggggttttaatgcttatgcgtctgtcccacagggagggctatggggggttttaatgcttatgcgtctgtcccacagggagggctatggggggttttaatgcttatgcgtctgtcccacagggagggctatggggggttttaatgcttatgcgtctgtcccacagggagggctatggggggttttaatgcttatgcgtctgtcccacagggagggctatggggggttttaatgcttatgcgtctgtcccacagggagggctatggggggttttaatgcttatgcgtctgtcccacagggagggctattggtggttttaatgcttatgagtctgtcccacagggagggctacgtggggttttaatgcttatgcgtctgtcccacagggagggctatggggggttttaatgcttatgcgtctgtcccacagggagggctatggggggttttaatgcttatgcgtctgtcccacagcgAGGGCTATGGgtggttttaatgcttatgcgtctgtcccacagggagggctatggggggttttaatgcttacgcgtctgtcccacagggagggctatgggggtttttaatgcttatgcgtctgtcccacagggagggctgtGGGTGGTTTTAATGCtcatgcgtctgtcccacagggagggctatggggggttttaatgcttatgcgtctgtcccacagggagggctacgggtggttttaatgcttatgcgtctgtcccacagcgAGGGCTATGGgtggttttaatgcttatgcgtctgtcccacagggagggctatgggggttttaatgcttacgcgtctgtcccacagggagggctatgggggttttaatgcttatgcgtctgtcccacagggagggctatgggtgGTTTTAATGCtcatgcgtctgtcccacagggagggctatggggggttttaatgcttatgcgtctgtcccacagggagggctatggggggttttaatgcttatgcgtctgtcccacagggagggctatggggggttttaatgcttatgcgtctgtcccacagggagggttatggggggttttaatgattatgcgtctgtcccacagggagggctatggggggttttaatgcttatgcgtctgtcccacagggagggctatggggggttttaatgcttatgcgtctgtcccacagggagggctatggggttttttaatgcttatgcgtctgtcccacagggagggctatggggggttttaatgcttatgcgtctgtcccacagggagggttatggggggttttaatgcttatgcgtctgtcccacagggagggctatggggggttttaatgcttatgcgtctgtcccacagggagggctatggggggttttaatgcttatgcgtctgtcccacagggagggctatgggggttttaatgcttatgcgtctgtcccacagggagggctatggggggttttaatgcttatgcgtctgtcccacagggagggctatggggggttttaatgcttatgcgtctgtcccacagggagggctatggggggttttaatgcttatgcgtctgtcccacagggagggctatggggggttttaatgcttatgcgtctgtcccacagggagggctatggggggttttaatgcttatgcgtctgtcccacagggagggctattggtggttttaatgcttatgagtctgtcccacagggagggctacgggggttttaatgcttatgcgtctgtcccacagggagggctatgggggttttaatgcttatgcgtctgtcccacagggagggctatgggggttttaatgcttatgcgtctgtcccacagggagggctatgagGGTTTTAATGCTTacgcgtctgtcccacagggagggctacgggggttttaatgcttatgcgtctgtcccacagggagggctatggggggttttaatgcttatgcgtctgtcccacagggagggctacgggtggttttaatgcttatgcgtctgtcccacagggagggctatgggtggttttaatgcttatgcgtctgtcccacagggaggactacggggggttttaatgcttacccgtctgtcccacagggagggctatgagTGGTTTTAATGCTTacgcgtctgtcccacagggagggctatggggggttttaatgcttatgcgtctgtcccacagggagggctatggggggttttaatgcttatgcgtctgtcccacagggagggctatggggggttttaatgcttatgcgtctgtcccacagggagggctatggggggttttaatgcttatgcgtctgtcccacagggagggctatggggggttttaatgcttatgcgtctgtcccacagggagggctatggggggttttaatgcttatgcgtctgtcccacagggagggttatggggggttttaatgcttatgcgtctgtcccacagggagggctatgagTGGTTTTAATGCTTacgcgtctgtcccacagggagggctacggggggttttaatgcttatgcgtctgtcccacagggagggctacggggggttttaatgcttacgcgtctgtcccacagggagggctacgggtggttttaatgcttatgcgtctgtcccacagcgAGGGCTATGGgtggttttaatgcttatgcgtctgtcccacagggagggctatggggggttttaatgcttacgcgtctgtcccacagggagggctatgggggtttttaatgcttatgcgtctgtcccacagggagggctatgggtgGTTTTAATGCtcatgcgtctgtcccacagggagggctatggggggttttaatgcttatgcgtctgtcccacagggagggctatggggggttttaatgcttatgcgtctgtcccacagggagggctatgggggttttaatgcttatgcgtctgtcccacagggagggctatggggggttttaatgcttatgcgtctgtcccacagggagggctatggggggttttaatgcttatgcgtctgtcccacagggagggctatggttttttttaatgcttatgcgtctgtcccacagggagggctatggggggttttaatgcttatgcgtctgtcccacagggagggctatgggggttttaatgcttatgcgtctgtcccacagggagggctatgggggttttaatgcttatgcgtctgtcccacagggagggctatgggggttttaatgcttatgcgtctgtcccacagggagggctatggggggttttaatgcttatgcgtctgtcccacagggagggctatggggggttttaatgcttatgcgtctgtcccacagggagggctatggggggttttaatgcttatgcgtctgtcccacagggagggctatggggggttttaatgattacgcgtctgtcccacagggagggctacggagggttttaatgcttatgcgtctgtcccacagggagggctacggggggttttaatgcttacgcgtctgtcccacagggagggctacgggtggttttaatgcttatgcgtctgtcccacagggagggctatgggtggttttaatgcttatgcgtctgtcccacagggagggctatgggtggttttaatgcttatgcgtctgtcccacagggagggctacgggggttttaatgcttatgcgtctgtcccacagggagggctatgggtgGTTTTAATGCTTacgcgtctgtcccacagggagggctacggggggttttaatgcttacgcgtctgtcccacagggagggctatgagTGGTTTTAATGCTTacgcgtctgtcccacagggagggctatgggtggtgttaatgcttatgcgtctgtcccacaggggggttttaatgcttatggggggttttaatgcttatgcgtctgtcccacagggagggctatggggcgttttaatgcttatgcgtctgtcccacagggagggctatggggggttttaatgcttatgcgtctgtcccacagggagggctatggggggttttaatgcttatgcgtctgtcccacagggagggctatgggggttttaatgcttatgcgtctgtcccacagggagggttatgggggttttaatgcttatgcgtctgtcccacagggagggttatggggggttttaatgcttatgcgtctgtcccacagggagggttatgggggttttaatgcttatgcgtctgtcccacagggagggctatgggtggttttaatgcttatgcgtctgtcccacagggagggctatgggggtttttaatgcttatgcgtctgtcccacagggagggctatggggggttttaatgcttatgcgtctgtcccacagggagggctatgggggttttaatgcttatgcgtctgtcccacagggagggctatggggggttttaatgcttatgcgtctgtcccacagggagagTTATGGgaggttttaatgcttatgcgtctgtcccacagggagggttATGAGCCGTTCTTTGACCGGCTCCAGCATCACAACGTGCCCGTGTTAATCTTCTCAGCGGGTCTGGGAGACGTTCTGGAGGAGATCATCCACCAGGCGGGGGTCTACCACCCCAACGTCAAGGTGGTGTCCAACTTCATGGACTTCGACGAGAATGTAAGTCCCCCCCCGTCCCTCGAGGAGAGCTTGGTACATGCTGAGGATAGGCCTGAGTTTCTGAGTGTTGATAAAGCTGATAATAAAGCTATGGTTCTACCTGGGTGTATGCATTGCATTCGCATCAGTTGGCTCTGTTCCATTTAAACTCAAGTATTTTTCTTCTCTCAGGGTGAGCTGAGGGGCTTCAAGGGAGAGCTGATCCATGTGTTCAACAAGCACGACGGCGCCCTGCGCAACACAGAGTACTTCAAACAGGTGAAGGACAACTGCAACATCGTGCTGCTGGGAGACTCATTAGGCGACCTCAACATGGCTGACGGCGTGCCCAATGTGGAGAACATCCTCAAGATCGGCTTCCTCAACGACAAGGTGCCCCCGCAACCCACCCTTATAACCCCCCCAATCGCCAGTCAGCAACTCTATCTGCTCCCATTACCAGCTAAATTGCTGTATATTAATAGTCTGAAGATGTGACTATAGTGACTGATATGAAAGTATGAGGTtatgtgctgtgtgtctgtgtcaatcTGCATTTTaactcttctctcttccctggcAGGTGGAGGATCGTTTGGAGAAATATCTGGACTCTTATGACATCGTCCTGGTAAAGGACGAGACTTTAGATGTGCCCAATTCCATCCTTCAGAAGATTATataacccccaccccccacacacacttcaTACTGACACACTTCCCCAAACCCATGGAAAATGAACCAACCTCTGGACCCCCAAGACGGATGTTACTGCCCCTCCCGCCACTGACTCACAGCCTCTCGACATACACTAGCTTTATATTCTCCTCTCAATGAACTATTTTAAAGTACACAGCCTCAGTCTTTGTCTGTCTGCAACCTTGTCGACGTCCTCCACTCCATAACAATAATTTGCACGTTATTGTTATtcataatatttttttatattgtaATGCTTGTATCAGTTTGCAAATCATAAACTGAGCATCCACACAAGAACACAGCAACGTCTTTTGAAACGGTCCTAGCATGCATTTCACCACAATCACCTCATTGCATTCTGCAACAGTTTGGCTTCAGGAATCAATGTAGGTCTGAAAAAATAACTTGAACCTGTCTATGGGTGAACAATACTCAGACATTGGTATGAATAACATCAGTCGTTTTATGGATGTAGTAATGGATTCTGTCTTGCAGAAGAAAAGCCATGTATACACCTCATCAGTGTTCACATGGGGACTTTGCTACCACAGCCACACTGCAAAGTAGCACATTATTTTATAGGAGTACTAACACTGCACATTTTCTGTGCCATTTAAATAGACTGCATGGTTGTTGTAGATACCCTATGGTGCTTATATCAAGAAATTAAACAATTGTCAATGGTTGAGATAACAGTAGTAACCAGTGGTGCTAAGGTTTTTTATAAGTTATGGGTTACTACTGTTAGTGTAACTTACTTTACAAACAATATAGTGTAAAATAAGGTGCTACCAAAAGTCATTACACAGAGGAAAAGTAGCCTACTCAATAGGCAGTAtattatatatcccatttagcagataTTACAAGAGAACACCCCTGGGTAAAGCACCGTTGTCTGTGGATCAGCGACGTTCAATAACACTTTTGTTTAACCCGGCCTTTGATCCACGCCCATTGACCTATTTTTCATTTTCTTGTTCAAATTTGAACTCTACCTCAAGCTTGGAAATGTTTCCTACCCCCCCCCCTTTAAATTTCTCAGTTTTCTCTTGCACATGTTCGATGTTTATTTTATATCTTAGCATTTTAAATGTGCTGCTACTCCTGCACGTTGCCTTTTCTTAACTTTGAATttgacagagggggggggggacttgtCAATAAAACTTGTCAAAtaacatgttgttttttttgttcaaCTGTACAATCAAAGTTGTGTGGGGATTGTGGTTGAAACCAAGCTGTAATGCCAAAATAGACCTCTAGACGACGACAAAGTCCAACTACATGTAAAGTTTTCACTGCAGTTAGTTACTAAAAGATCCGACTGCAAAATCCATACAACGTGGCATACTTGTCCTGGACTGGTTTATTCCATATCCATCtggctcgttggtctaggggtatgattctcgcttagggtgcgagaggtcccgggttcaaatcccggacGAGCCCAATTTTTACTAAAAAATACGAAACTGAATGACTGACAAGTTTATTGTGATAAGAGTGTAATAAACACATGTGTAAAACATTAAGGATCTACAATAAATGAGTGCGTTCCAAGATCCACAAGGCAACAGATTATTGAGAAATTGGATGCAAGTCTATGGTTATAATACAGATTTCATTCCAAAGACCTTATAAGATAGGCAGTGCCATTCAATTGCTATATTATCCTCAAAttagtacagtgaaatgcctttcttgcaaactcaaaacccaatAATGTAATACTAGAAGAAAAACACGAGAAATAAAAAATATGCCGcaaacgtgtgtgtatatatgtaagcaatttaaaaaaaaaaatgagtgACATTTAATGTGCAATCACGTGATTGAGAATTTGACCTCTTTCCCCGAACGCCTGGAGTCTCGTGCACCAGACAAGAACGACTGTACGGAATAAAAACTCAGTTTCCCATGAATCTGTGAGTTTGTGCGTTTCCGATCATGCGCGCATGTACTCGAGTCTATCGTTAGTGTCACTGCTATGACAACAGGGAGATGGCTTCAAGCAAATTGACTAGGCACACGCAAAATTAGATTTTTATCTGAACTGTGAACCCCAGACGTTCAGACAGGCTCGTCTTGTTAGAGGTAAGAGAGGCACGTTTAGAATTTGGTAATGTCGCTGGAATGTTGAGACGCTTGTTAGCCTCCAAGCCAGTCAAGCACAGCCAGCGCTAATTAGCTCGAGGTCTTTCCTGGCTGGCTAGCTTACTACATCTTGCTTGTTACCAATAGCTGCACGTCTTCCAGTTTAGTTTGTTTTTATTATGTTCATAATAGTTAAACACATGAACGATGCTTGCCCGCAACccctactagctagctagttttatCAACAGATTATGCATGTTGTTCCTAGCTAGATAACGTTACGGTTATATCTAGCTAGTTGTGTGGAAATCATTCTATGTACCTCTAATGAAATGTAATCGGAGCTCTGCTTGATATGCATGGCACACCTGGATAATGTTGAATTATGTGGTTGATTGCCGAATGTTGGATGTGCTTTGCTGTCTGTCAAGTAGATGAAGAGGGGCTACTGAAAGGTCTTGGCCATGATAGTCAAGTAGACAGGTGGTATAAGGCTACAAGCTATAGGCATATGATATTCCACTTGTGCAATCTTTCAAACTCGAAATAATAGGGCTATCATTTGAATGGTTATATATGGTCTTGGTGTCGAGGGAGGGGTAAGAAGGGATTCTCTCTATGGATTAGCTGTCCATTCCACCTGCTCAGCAGTTGACAATTAGGAAAGCTGCTTGGCCCACGCCCTGATACAATCCCTGGTCATGTGACTCAGCTGTCATTGGCTAGTGTAACAGTCTTACCGTTAGTGTCACACACAGACCACTGCCCATACCTCCCTCTGGGTCCTGGAGTCAAAGAAACATCAGCATGTAGCCTATATGGGCCAACTGTAAGAGGTAGGCGCTAATACCCTGCAATAAAAGCAGATGATCAGTGAATTACCAggcacaaacaccacacacacacacgctagttTGATAAAGCACTGCACATCTGAGGCTGGCACCCATTAGGCTTAGAGTGAGTTAAAGTAGGATTAGACAGATCATGCCATATAAGAACCGAGGTGGAATACATGAACGCCAACCCTTCCAATTGTTTCATCCTTCCATTTGGTTCCAAGAGGGATAGACAAACAGCACGTATTACCCACGGTGCTTTCACCTGTCCATTATTTTTAAATGGAGGAGATGAAGAAATGTATTGATGAGTGTCAGTCAGCCTGCTGGTCACGTGTGAAGACTGACAAGCAGTGTTATGTGTATGGTGTCCAGCAGAGCGGCAATAtgatcccctgtctgtctgtgtcctttctttctgtgtgtgtgtgtgtgtgtgtgtctgtctcctctgcaGTAGTATGTCTCTGTTCAAGGCTCGTGATTGGTGGGCCGCGGTGCTGGGCGAGGGGGAGGAGTTTGACCAGGGATGCCTGTGTGTCGGAGATGTGGACAACAGCGGTAGCGGACATGGTAAGAAGGTGTGGGGTCGTGGTGTGTTGTAGTGCATAGGGCAGTCAAAAGACACTGTTTACTAATGGACCACAAAACAATGAGAGTGAAAGTGCCCCTGGTACCATAGTCTTATTTACATGCACAAATCTGATTCGTTCATTGTCTGattgacttactgactgactggctgattgacttGATTTCCTGGATCTTCATTACCATGATTAAAACATACCATTTGCCCTCTCAATACATagcacatacactgagtgtacaaaaccaaCACCCCCCCCagttcatcggggcatggactctacaaggtgtcgaaagtgttccactgGGCTGCTGGCCCATtttgattccaatgcttcccagttgtgtcaagttgactgccattcctttgggtggtggaccattcttgatacacacaggaaactgttgagtgtgaaccCAGAGgtattgcagttcttgacacaagcctgtgtgcctggcacctactaccataccctgttcaaaggcacttaaatcttttgtcttgcccatttacacatacacaattcatgtgatggtttgagggtcagattgggaatttagccaggacactggggttaacatccctactcttacgataagtgtcatgagatctttaatgacctcggagagtcaggacacccgtttaacgtcccatccgtaagacggcaccctacacagggcaatgtccccaatcactgcctttgggcattgggatattttttttagaccagaggaaagagtgtctcctactggccctccaacaccacttccagcagcatctggtctcccatccagggactgaccaggaccaaccctagCTTCAGAAGCAACACTGCTTAGCTCCTCCCATTCAACAAcacagattgaagtggatttaacaagtaacatcaaaAGGGATCACACCTGGATTCACCTCGTCAGTCCGTCATGgatgagcaggtgttcttaatgatttgtacactcggtgtacaGCGAAGGGAGAATATGAGACCATACCACAACATCTAAGCTGAGTAAGTATGCAATGTGTATGTCCTCTCTCCTGTAGATA from Oncorhynchus masou masou isolate Uvic2021 chromosome 29, UVic_Omas_1.1, whole genome shotgun sequence harbors:
- the LOC135520279 gene encoding cytosolic 5'-nucleotidase 3-like isoform X2, producing the protein MPEFEKNTVHMRDPERVEQIICGMIKGGASKLQVITDFDMTLSRFAVNGKRCPTCHDIIDNCKLVTEDCRTKLLELKNTYYPIEIDPHLTMEEKYPFMVEWYFKSHTLLVEQRLQKDKLSEVVRDSDACLREGYEPFFDRLQHHNVPVLIFSAGLGDVLEEIIHQAGVYHPNVKVVSNFMDFDENGELRGFKGELIHVFNKHDGALRNTEYFKQVKDNCNIVLLGDSLGDLNMADGVPNVENILKIGFLNDKVEDRLEKYLDSYDIVLVKDETLDVPNSILQKII